In a single window of the Lasioglossum baleicum chromosome 10, iyLasBale1, whole genome shotgun sequence genome:
- the Wrnexo gene encoding WRN RecQ like helicase isoform X1: MTTCMRSRVLTKTNVSKEEKTKPIIEKEPNISSLQSIVFKGRINYTNDFNTCAMICDDLIKEIEGCGNDIVPIGFDLEWSVSFKTGSGKTALAQICFNDAVCHLLHVYSLKKLPAAFVILLSHPKVKLVGVNIKNDVWKLGRDFKEFPAQKIVENNCIDSGVFANRVLNRSCRWSLEKLTAYLLKRKIDKNKNIRMSQWHVHPLNTDQKTYAATDAYVSWLLHNNIQGKADAKSNEKNLNDDNAQVA, encoded by the exons ATGACCACGTGTATGCGCAGTCGTGTGTTAACTAAAACTAATGTTTCCAAAGAG GAGAAAACAAAGCCAATTATAGAAAAAGAGCCGAATATCTCTTCATTGCAATCTATTGTATTTAAGGGACGTATTAATTACACCAATGATTTTAATACCTGTGCTATGATCTGCGATGATCTTAT AAAAGAAATAGAAGGATGCGGCAATGACATAGTACCGATTGGATTTGATTTAGAGTGGAGTGTTAGCTTTAAGACTGGAAGTGGAAAAACTGCTTTGGCCCAGATTTGTTTTAACGACGCTGTTTGTCATTTACTGCATGTATACTCGTTAAAGAAATTGCCAGCTGCGTTTGTGATACTCTTATCTCATCCGAAGGTAAAACTTGttggtgtaaatattaagaa cgATGTTTGGAAATTGGGTAGAGATTTTAAAGAATTTCCAGCCCAGAAGATCGTAGAAAATAATTGCATAGACAGTGGAGTATTTGCGAACAGAGTTCTAAATCGATCTTGTCGCTGGAGTTTAGAAAAATTAACAGCGTACCTG TTGAAAAGAAAGATTGATAAAAATAAGAACATTAGAATGAGCCAATGGCATGTCCATCCCTTAAACACAGACCAGAAAACGTACGCTGCAACCGATGCCTAT GTTTCGTGGCTTCTGCACAATAACATACAAGGGAAAGCCGATGCGAAAAGTAATGAGAAGAATTTGAATGATGATAATGCTCAAGTTGCATAA
- the Wrnexo gene encoding WRN RecQ like helicase isoform X2 — MICDDLIKEIEGCGNDIVPIGFDLEWSVSFKTGSGKTALAQICFNDAVCHLLHVYSLKKLPAAFVILLSHPKVKLVGVNIKNDVWKLGRDFKEFPAQKIVENNCIDSGVFANRVLNRSCRWSLEKLTAYLLKRKIDKNKNIRMSQWHVHPLNTDQKTYAATDAYVSWLLHNNIQGKADAKSNEKNLNDDNAQVA, encoded by the exons ATGATCTGCGATGATCTTAT AAAAGAAATAGAAGGATGCGGCAATGACATAGTACCGATTGGATTTGATTTAGAGTGGAGTGTTAGCTTTAAGACTGGAAGTGGAAAAACTGCTTTGGCCCAGATTTGTTTTAACGACGCTGTTTGTCATTTACTGCATGTATACTCGTTAAAGAAATTGCCAGCTGCGTTTGTGATACTCTTATCTCATCCGAAGGTAAAACTTGttggtgtaaatattaagaa cgATGTTTGGAAATTGGGTAGAGATTTTAAAGAATTTCCAGCCCAGAAGATCGTAGAAAATAATTGCATAGACAGTGGAGTATTTGCGAACAGAGTTCTAAATCGATCTTGTCGCTGGAGTTTAGAAAAATTAACAGCGTACCTG TTGAAAAGAAAGATTGATAAAAATAAGAACATTAGAATGAGCCAATGGCATGTCCATCCCTTAAACACAGACCAGAAAACGTACGCTGCAACCGATGCCTAT GTTTCGTGGCTTCTGCACAATAACATACAAGGGAAAGCCGATGCGAAAAGTAATGAGAAGAATTTGAATGATGATAATGCTCAAGTTGCATAA
- the LOC143212955 gene encoding uncharacterized protein LOC143212955 codes for MTFASQRTEPSNLSSFSTSDRFDYVSILSKLRRLSDININPINKKKTSDYTSDNNADVTIFKLPKRTDKIQEAREKNNSRQDERIDEVAKNYKSDIMKIIGQINHTLSKFKMKMHRLELDHLKNEIVNQYHAEHILFIIGCNIRKLKKELKGQEELLTMFCHRQSVQPKSKKLPFYKFGKLNPNNKDNSQSQSEITQGRRSLDDATEMNNANCMWNDHVSIGTTYQRNHENLAFEESYISTETILRVNEKIALWQKQNRASNLSELTENANWKRSARIGSISASERIVPDQYPTKTKKNSLGNKLTSKKVQCARSSNNRNIYNTYSTVPFFPIKNNDVLKARKVDKDIRIFENESKFYHRLKSSFSRTRLLGTHNVDEPQATNLRSYNSQEIIIIPQNTEHETSTCNEGNKQSIYSARCSTADLEVESVNSSISSTFSAYIVPTVSHNTKNGDSSAINPATITSNGGIMDKKIFMTCEVVLDKLQV; via the exons ATGACTTTTGCAAGCCA AAGAACCGAACCATCAAATTTATCATCGTTTAGTACAAGTGATAGATTTGATTATGTATCTATACTATCCAAGTTAAGAAGACTTAGTGATATCAACATAAATCCTATTAATAAGAAGAAGACGTCCGATTATACGTCCGACAATAATGCAGATGTTACCATATTTAAGTTACCCAAACGAACGGATAAAATCCAAGAAGCACGGGAGAAGAATAATTCGAGACAAGACGAGAGAATAGACGAAGTGGCTAAAAATTACAAGTCCGACATTATGAAGATAATAGGGCAAATAAACCACACGTTATCCAAGTTTAAGATGAAAATGCATCGTTTGGAACTGGACCATCTGAAGAATGAAATAGTGAATCAATACCATGCAGAACATATTCTGTTCATCATTGGATGCAACATTAGAAAGTTGAAAAAAGAACTAAAAGGTCAGGAAGAGTTGTTAACAATGTTCTGCCACCGACAAAGCGTACAACCTAAGTCTAAGAAATTACCTTTCTACAAGTTTGGTAAATTGAATCCCAATAACAAGGATAATTCACAGTCGCAGTCTGAAATAACACAGGGCAGAAGATCATTGGATGAcgctactgaaatgaataatgcaaattgtatGTGGAATGATCATGTATCTATCGGAACAACGTATCAAAGAAACCATGAGAATTTAGCATTTGAAGAAAGTTATATTAGTACCGAAACTATACTCAGAGTCAATGAAAAAATAGCTCTTTGGCAGAAACAAAATCGTGCTTCCAATCTTAGCGAATTAACAGAAAATGCAAATTGGAAGCGTTCTGCGAGAATTGGATCTATTTCAGCAAGTGAACGCATTGTTCCGGATCAGTATCCTACTAAAACTAAAAAGAACTCGCTGGGAAACAAATTAACATCGAAGAAAGTACAATGCGCACGATCAAGCAATAACAGGaacatatataatacatatagtaCAGTACCTTTTTTtcctataaaaaataatgatgtGTTAAAAGCTCGTAAAGTAGATAAAGACATTAgaatatttgaaaatgaaagTAAATTCTACCACAGATTAAAAAGTTCATTTTCGCGTACTCGTTTATTGGGTACGCATAATGTCGACGAACCTCAAGCGACAAACTTACGTTCCTATAATTCGCAAGAGATAATAATAATACCACAAAACACAGAACACGAGACGAGTACTTGCAATGAAGGAAACAAACAAAGTATATATAGCGCGAGATGCTCTACAGCGGATCTGGAAGTAGAATCGGTAAATTCAAGTATCTCGAGTACATTTTCTGCCTACATTGTTCCCACCGTTTCGCACAACACGAAGAATGGAGATTCTTCAGCAATAAATCCAGCAACTATCACGAGTAACGGGGGTATCATGGATAAGAAGATCTTCATGACTTGTGAGGTAGTACTTGACAAGCTTCAAGTATAA
- the Lipt2 gene encoding lipoyl(octanoyl) transferase 2, which yields MSYNVVKFLWAGRLSYGAGLRLQKTLSDYHLRKEEKHNCNTLVLLEHYPVYTIGIRDKAYTKQDEEYLKDLGAEFYKTNRGGLITFHGPGQLVAYPILNLKDFKQGIKWYVCQLEQMIIHLCALFDINARTSPDTGVWVEDRKICAIGIHGSRYITTHGLALNCNTDLEWFDHIVPCGIEGKGVTSISEELNTDVTTQDVLPLLKNAFQNQFQCLLIDCNEEESSKLLEIATNHEIRSSL from the coding sequence ATGTCTTACAATGTAGTTAAGTTTTTATGGGCTGGTCGCTTAAGCTATGGTGCTGGCCTGAGACTACAAAAAACATTATCCGATTATCATCTTCGGAAGGAAGAGAAACATAACTGCAATACGCTGGTACTTCTTGAGCACTACCCAGTATATACAATCGGTATTAGAGATAAGGCTTATACTAAACAGGATGAAGAGTATCTGAAGGATTTAGGGGCagaattttataaaacaaaTCGGGGTGGCCTGATAACTTTTCACGGGCCTGGTCAGTTAGTGGCATATCCCATATTGAATTTAAAAGACTTTAAGCAGGGCATAAAGTGGTATGTTTGTCAATTAGAGCAAATGATAATTCATTTGTGTGCGCTTTTTGATATTAATGCTCGTACATCACCAGATACTGGTGTATGGGTAGAGGATAGAAAAATATGTGCGATTGGTATTCATGGCAGCCGTTATATAACAACACACGGTCTAGCTTTAAATTGTAATACAGATTTGGAATGGTTTGATCATATTGTGCCTTGTGGTATCGAAGGAAAGGGTGTGACTAGTATTAGCGAAGAATTGAATACGGACGTCACCACTCAAGATGTATTACCACTACTTAAAAATGCTTTTCAGAACCAATTTCAATGCCTATTGATCGACTGCAATGAAGAAGAATCTTCGAAATTACTTGAAATCGCTACAAATCACGAAATACGTTCATCACTTTAA